Proteins encoded together in one Staphylococcus aureus window:
- the sirC gene encoding staphyloferrin B ABC transporter permease subunit SirC, with amino-acid sequence MTEKINKKDNYHLIFALIFLAIVSVVSMMIGSSFIPLQRVLMYFINPNDSMDQFTLEVLRLPRITLAILAGAALGMSGLMLQNVLKNPIASPDIIGITGGASLSAVVFIAFFSHLTIHLLPLFAVLGGAVAMMILLVFQTKGQIRPTTLIIIGISMQTLFIALVQGLLITTKQLSAAKAYTWLVGSLYGATFKDTIILGMVILAVVPLLFLVIPKMKISILDDPVAIGLGLHVQRMKLIQLITSTILVSMAISLVGNIGFVGLIAPHIAKTIVRGSYAKKLLMSAMIGAISIVIADLIGRTLFLPKEVPAGVFIAAFGAPFFIYLLLTVKKL; translated from the coding sequence ATGACCGAAAAGATTAATAAAAAAGACAATTACCATCTCATCTTCGCGTTAATCTTTTTAGCCATCGTTTCAGTGGTAAGTATGATGATTGGTTCAAGCTTTATACCATTACAACGCGTACTGATGTACTTTATAAATCCAAATGACAGTATGGATCAATTCACTTTAGAAGTATTACGCTTACCTCGCATTACACTTGCGATTTTAGCAGGTGCCGCACTAGGAATGAGTGGTTTAATGTTGCAAAATGTATTAAAAAATCCAATTGCCTCACCTGATATTATCGGTATCACAGGTGGTGCTAGCTTAAGTGCTGTTGTCTTTATTGCATTTTTCAGCCATTTAACAATACATTTACTTCCACTATTTGCAGTATTAGGTGGCGCAGTTGCAATGATGATACTATTAGTGTTTCAAACGAAAGGACAAATACGCCCGACAACACTCATAATCATCGGTATTTCGATGCAAACGTTGTTTATTGCGCTTGTCCAAGGATTACTCATTACAACGAAGCAATTATCTGCTGCCAAAGCTTATACATGGCTAGTCGGAAGTCTTTACGGTGCTACGTTTAAAGATACAATCATTTTGGGTATGGTTATTTTAGCTGTTGTGCCGTTGTTATTTCTTGTTATACCAAAAATGAAAATATCTATACTTGATGACCCTGTAGCGATTGGCTTAGGCTTACATGTACAACGTATGAAACTAATCCAATTAATCACTTCTACTATACTCGTATCTATGGCAATCAGTTTAGTAGGTAACATTGGGTTTGTCGGTTTAATCGCACCACATATCGCGAAAACAATCGTTCGCGGAAGTTATGCTAAAAAGTTACTAATGTCAGCAATGATTGGTGCCATATCAATTGTTATTGCAGACTTAATTGGGCGTACCTTATTCTTGCCTAAAGAAGTGCCAGCAGGTGTATTTATTGCTGCTTTTGGTGCCCCATTCTTCATATACTTATTATTAACCGTGAAAAAGTTATAA
- a CDS encoding DMT family transporter: MNKLRDTTFLSYLFTIILWGSAFPMIKIALNDFSAESLSAFRLILATIILLPFVIIKKLPTPELRDIPVIFILGFCGFVIYHTALNFGETLISAGISGILVSTTPIFSSALAYIFLKEHFSKWNWLSSLVAFIGISIISISKDDYTTINVLGVFIILLASFSESLYFTFQKKYIEKYGFIAFTLYTIMASSPFMLIFIPEIINDIHGATFTSIVSVLYLAIFPTIIPYVLLAYIVKSVGVSDATMSLYLTPIVSLLLSYLLLDELPTTLAIIGGIITLLGVSLSNFFQNT; encoded by the coding sequence ATGAATAAACTTCGAGACACTACTTTTCTATCATATTTATTTACTATCATATTGTGGGGATCTGCATTTCCAATGATAAAGATTGCGTTAAATGATTTTAGTGCAGAATCATTGTCGGCATTTCGTTTAATTTTAGCAACAATAATTCTCTTGCCGTTCGTAATTATAAAGAAATTGCCTACCCCTGAACTAAGAGATATCCCTGTTATTTTTATTTTAGGATTTTGTGGATTTGTGATATATCACACAGCTTTAAATTTTGGTGAAACTTTGATTAGTGCAGGTATATCTGGAATTCTAGTCTCTACAACGCCTATTTTTTCTAGTGCTTTAGCTTATATATTTTTAAAAGAGCATTTTTCAAAATGGAATTGGTTAAGTTCACTCGTCGCATTTATAGGAATATCCATTATTTCAATAAGTAAAGATGATTACACAACTATTAATGTATTAGGTGTTTTTATTATTTTACTTGCATCTTTTAGTGAAAGTTTGTATTTTACTTTCCAGAAAAAATACATAGAAAAATACGGCTTCATCGCTTTCACACTATATACAATAATGGCAAGCTCACCATTTATGCTTATTTTTATTCCTGAAATCATCAACGATATACACGGCGCCACTTTTACATCAATAGTATCGGTACTTTATTTAGCTATATTCCCTACTATAATTCCATACGTTTTGCTTGCTTATATTGTGAAGTCAGTTGGTGTCTCTGATGCAACAATGTCTCTTTATTTAACACCTATCGTTTCTTTATTATTATCTTATCTGTTATTAGACGAGCTACCAACAACCCTTGCTATTATAGGCGGAATTATCACTCTACTAGGCGTTAGTTTAAGTAACTTCTTTCAAAATACATAA
- the sirA gene encoding staphyloferrin B ABC transporter substrate-binding protein SirA, with the protein MNKVIKMLVVTLAFLLVLAGCSGNSNKQSSDNKDKETTSIKHAMGTTEIKGKPKRVVTLYQGATDVAVSLGVKPVGAVESWTQKPKFEYIKNDLKDTKIVGQEPAPNLEEISKLKPDLIVASKVRNEKVYDQLSKIAPTVSTDTVFKFKDTTKLMGKALGKEKEAEDLLKKYDDKVAAFQKDAKAKYKDAWPLKASVVNFRADHTRIYAGGYAGEILNDLGFKRNKDLQKQVDNGKDIIQLTSKESIPLMNADHIFVVKSDPNAKDAALVKKTESEWTSSKEWKNLDAVKNNQVSDDLDEITWNLAGGYKSSLKLIDDLYEKLNIEKQSK; encoded by the coding sequence ATGAATAAAGTAATTAAAATGCTTGTTGTTACGCTTGCTTTCCTACTTGTTTTAGCAGGATGTAGTGGGAATTCAAATAAACAATCATCTGATAACAAAGATAAGGAAACAACTTCAATTAAACATGCAATGGGTACAACTGAAATTAAAGGGAAACCAAAGCGTGTTGTTACGCTATATCAAGGTGCCACTGACGTCGCTGTATCTTTAGGTGTTAAACCTGTAGGTGCTGTAGAATCATGGACACAAAAACCGAAATTCGAATACATAAAAAATGATTTAAAAGATACTAAGATTGTAGGTCAAGAACCTGCACCTAACTTAGAGGAAATCTCTAAATTAAAACCGGACTTAATTGTCGCGTCAAAAGTTAGAAATGAAAAAGTTTACGATCAATTATCTAAAATCGCACCAACAGTTTCTACTGATACAGTTTTCAAATTCAAAGATACAACTAAGTTAATGGGGAAAGCTTTAGGGAAAGAAAAAGAAGCTGAAGATTTACTTAAAAAGTACGATGATAAAGTAGCTGCATTCCAAAAAGATGCAAAAGCAAAGTATAAAGATGCATGGCCATTGAAAGCTTCAGTTGTTAACTTCCGTGCTGATCATACAAGAATTTATGCTGGTGGATATGCTGGTGAAATCTTAAATGATTTAGGATTCAAACGTAATAAAGACTTACAAAAACAAGTTGATAATGGTAAAGATATTATCCAACTTACATCTAAAGAAAGCATTCCATTAATGAACGCTGATCATATTTTTGTAGTAAAATCAGATCCAAATGCGAAAGATGCTGCATTAGTTAAAAAGACTGAAAGCGAATGGACTTCAAGTAAAGAGTGGAAAAATTTAGACGCAGTTAAAAACAACCAAGTATCTGATGATTTAGATGAAATCACTTGGAACTTAGCTGGCGGATATAAATCTTCATTAAAACTTATTGACGATTTATATGAAAAGTTAAATATTGAAAAACAATCAAAATAA
- the sbnA gene encoding 2,3-diaminopropionate biosynthesis protein SbnA, producing the protein MIEKSQACHDSLLDSVGQTPMVQLHQLFPKHEVFAKLEYMNPGGSMKDRPAKYIIEHGIKHGLITENTHLIESTSGNLGIALAMIAKIKGLKLTCVVDPKISPTNLKIIKSYGANVEMVEEPDAHGGYLMTRIAKVQELLATIDDAYWINQYANELNWQSHYHGAGTEIVETIKQPIDYFVAPVSTTGSIMGMSRKIKEVHPNAQIVAVDAKGSVIFGDKPINRELPGIGASRVPEILNRSEINQVIHVDDYQSALGCRKLIDYEGIFAGGSTGSIIAAIEQLITSIEEGATIVTILPDRGDRYLDLVYSDTWLEKMKSRQGVKSE; encoded by the coding sequence TTGATTGAAAAAAGTCAAGCATGTCACGATTCATTGTTAGATTCTGTAGGGCAAACACCTATGGTTCAACTTCATCAACTATTTCCGAAACATGAAGTGTTTGCAAAGTTAGAGTATATGAATCCTGGAGGCAGCATGAAAGATCGACCTGCCAAGTACATCATTGAACATGGTATTAAACATGGTTTAATCACTGAGAATACACATTTAATTGAAAGTACTTCTGGTAATTTAGGCATTGCGTTGGCAATGATAGCTAAAATCAAGGGATTAAAACTCACGTGTGTTGTTGATCCTAAAATATCACCAACAAATTTGAAAATTATTAAAAGTTATGGTGCCAATGTAGAAATGGTTGAAGAACCTGATGCACATGGGGGTTATTTAATGACTCGTATTGCAAAGGTGCAAGAACTGTTAGCCACTATTGACGATGCATATTGGATTAATCAATATGCGAATGAGTTAAATTGGCAATCCCATTATCATGGTGCAGGCACAGAGATTGTTGAAACAATTAAGCAACCTATAGATTATTTTGTCGCGCCAGTCAGCACGACAGGTAGCATTATGGGTATGAGTAGAAAAATAAAAGAAGTGCATCCAAACGCACAAATTGTTGCTGTTGATGCGAAAGGGTCAGTCATTTTTGGTGACAAACCTATTAATAGAGAATTACCTGGTATCGGTGCTAGTCGTGTACCCGAAATATTGAATAGATCAGAAATTAATCAAGTGATCCATGTAGATGATTATCAATCTGCTTTGGGCTGTCGAAAACTGATTGATTATGAAGGCATATTTGCCGGAGGTTCAACAGGTTCGATTATTGCAGCGATTGAGCAGTTGATAACGTCAATTGAAGAAGGTGCAACAATTGTCACGATTTTACCAGATCGAGGCGATCGTTACTTAGATTTAGTTTATTCAGATACATGGTTAGAAAAAATGAAATCAAGACAAGGAGTTAAATCAGAATGA
- the spa gene encoding staphylococcal protein A, which produces MKKKNIYSIRKLGVGIASVTLGTLLISGGVTPAANAAQHDEAQQNAFYQVLNMPNLNADQRNGFIQSLKDDPSQSANVLGEAQKLNDSQAPKADAQQNNFNKDQQSAFYEILNMPNLNEAQRNGFIQSLKDDPSQSTNVLGEAKKLNESQAPKADNNFNKEQQNAFYEILNMPNLNEEQRNGFIQSLKDDPSQSANLLSEAKKLNESQAPKADNKFNKEQQNAFYEILHLPNLNEEQRNGFIQSLKDDPSQSANLLAEAKKLNDAQAPKADNKFNKEQQNAFYEILHLPNLTEEQRNGFIQSLKDDPSVSKEILAEAKKLNDAQAPKEEDNNKPGKEDNNKPGKEDNNKPGKEDNNKPGKEDNNKPGKEDNNKPGKEDNKKPGKEDGNKPGKEDNKKPGKEDGNKPGKEDGNKPGKEDGNGVHVVKPGDTVNDIAKANGTTADKIAADNKLADKNMIKPGQELVVDKKQPANHADANKAQALPETGEENPFIGTTVFGGLSLALGAALLAGRRREL; this is translated from the coding sequence TTGAAAAAGAAAAACATTTATTCAATTCGTAAACTAGGTGTAGGTATTGCATCTGTAACTTTAGGTACATTACTTATATCTGGTGGCGTAACACCTGCTGCAAATGCTGCGCAACACGATGAAGCTCAACAAAATGCTTTTTATCAAGTCTTAAATATGCCTAACTTAAATGCTGATCAACGCAATGGTTTTATCCAAAGCCTTAAAGATGATCCAAGCCAAAGTGCTAACGTTTTAGGTGAAGCTCAAAAACTTAATGACTCTCAAGCTCCAAAAGCTGATGCGCAACAAAATAACTTCAACAAAGATCAACAAAGCGCCTTCTATGAAATCTTGAACATGCCTAACTTAAACGAAGCGCAACGTAACGGCTTCATTCAAAGTCTTAAAGACGACCCAAGCCAAAGCACTAACGTTTTAGGTGAAGCTAAAAAATTAAACGAATCTCAAGCACCGAAAGCTGATAACAATTTCAACAAAGAACAACAAAATGCTTTCTATGAAATCTTGAATATGCCTAACTTAAACGAAGAACAACGCAATGGTTTCATCCAAAGCTTAAAAGATGACCCAAGCCAAAGTGCTAACCTATTGTCAGAAGCTAAAAAGTTAAATGAATCTCAAGCACCGAAAGCGGATAACAAATTCAACAAAGAACAACAAAATGCTTTCTATGAAATCTTACATTTACCTAACTTAAACGAAGAACAACGCAATGGTTTCATCCAAAGCCTAAAAGATGACCCAAGCCAAAGCGCTAACCTTTTAGCAGAAGCTAAAAAGCTAAATGATGCTCAAGCACCAAAAGCTGACAACAAATTCAACAAAGAACAACAAAATGCTTTCTATGAAATTTTACATTTACCTAACTTAACTGAAGAACAACGTAACGGCTTCATCCAAAGCCTTAAAGACGATCCTTCAGTGAGCAAAGAAATTTTAGCAGAAGCTAAAAAGCTAAACGATGCTCAAGCACCAAAAGAGGAAGACAATAACAAGCCTGGCAAAGAAGACAATAACAAGCCTGGCAAAGAAGACAACAACAAGCCTGGTAAAGAAGACAACAACAAGCCTGGTAAAGAAGACAACAACAAGCCTGGCAAAGAAGACAATAACAAGCCTGGTAAAGAAGACAACAAAAAACCTGGTAAAGAAGATGGCAACAAGCCTGGTAAAGAAGACAACAAAAAACCTGGTAAAGAAGACGGCAACAAGCCTGGCAAAGAAGATGGCAACAAACCTGGTAAAGAAGATGGTAACGGAGTACATGTCGTTAAACCTGGTGATACAGTAAATGACATTGCAAAAGCAAACGGCACTACTGCTGACAAAATTGCTGCAGATAACAAATTAGCTGATAAAAACATGATCAAACCTGGTCAAGAACTTGTTGTTGATAAGAAGCAACCAGCAAACCATGCAGATGCTAACAAAGCTCAAGCATTACCAGAAACTGGTGAAGAAAATCCATTCATCGGTACAACTGTATTTGGTGGATTATCATTAGCCTTAGGTGCAGCGTTATTAGCTGGACGTCGTCGCGAACTATAA
- a CDS encoding DUF1648 domain-containing protein — protein sequence MSKIRSFTILSLLIYLAMMCYTVVTYPKLPTKVPIHYNLAGDADNFADKWVLLLINSAFIVIWLIFFIAGRYYERFAKWSHYNHTPREIRAIKLFLSTLNLEIMSYMSIFTVLEIWQIQHHHQFNLLWFNMIFIIIIGLTLVIFCLLPTIHKMRDSQ from the coding sequence ATGTCTAAAATCAGGTCTTTTACAATATTAAGTCTACTTATTTACTTAGCTATGATGTGCTATACAGTAGTGACCTATCCAAAATTACCAACCAAAGTGCCTATTCATTATAATTTAGCAGGGGATGCTGATAATTTTGCTGATAAATGGGTGCTGCTTTTGATTAATAGCGCATTTATAGTGATTTGGCTTATATTTTTCATTGCAGGTAGATACTATGAACGATTTGCCAAATGGTCACATTATAATCATACACCACGTGAAATTCGAGCGATTAAATTATTTTTAAGTACGTTAAATTTAGAGATTATGAGCTATATGTCTATCTTCACAGTATTAGAAATTTGGCAAATACAACACCATCATCAATTCAATTTACTATGGTTTAATATGATATTTATCATTATCATTGGTTTGACGCTTGTCATATTTTGTTTACTTCCTACAATTCATAAAATGAGAGATTCTCAATAA
- the sarS gene encoding HTH-type transcriptional regulator SarS: MKYNNHDKIRDFIIIEAYMFRFKKKVKPEVDMTIKEFILLTYLFHQQENTLPFKKIVSDLCYKQSDLVQHIKVLVKHSYISKVRSKIDERNTYISISEEQREKIAERVTLFDQIIKQFNLADQSESQMIPKDSKEFLNLMMYTMYFKNIIKKHLTLSFVEFTILAIITSQNKNIVLLKDLIETIHHKYPQTVRALNNLKKQGYLIKERSTEDERKILIHMDDAQQDHAEQLLAQVNQLLADKDHLHLVFE; this comes from the coding sequence ATGAAATATAATAACCATGACAAAATTAGAGATTTTATAATCATTGAAGCATATATGTTTCGTTTTAAGAAAAAAGTCAAGCCTGAAGTCGATATGACTATAAAAGAATTTATATTACTGACTTATTTATTTCATCAGCAAGAAAACACACTTCCATTTAAGAAGATTGTTTCAGATTTATGTTATAAACAATCGGATTTAGTACAGCATATAAAAGTACTTGTGAAACATTCATATATTAGTAAAGTTCGAAGTAAAATTGATGAGCGTAATACTTACATTTCAATATCTGAAGAACAACGAGAGAAAATTGCAGAACGTGTTACATTGTTTGATCAAATCATTAAACAATTTAACCTTGCAGATCAAAGTGAATCACAGATGATACCAAAAGATAGTAAAGAATTTCTAAACTTGATGATGTATACAATGTATTTCAAGAATATTATCAAAAAACATCTAACATTAAGTTTTGTAGAATTCACAATTCTAGCTATTATCACTTCTCAAAATAAAAACATCGTTCTTCTTAAAGATTTAATTGAAACAATCCACCATAAATACCCTCAAACTGTTAGAGCTCTCAATAATTTAAAAAAGCAAGGCTATCTAATAAAAGAACGCTCAACTGAAGATGAAAGAAAAATTTTAATTCATATGGATGACGCGCAGCAAGACCATGCTGAACAATTATTAGCTCAAGTGAATCAATTATTAGCAGATAAAGATCATTTACATCTTGTTTTTGAATAA
- the sirB gene encoding staphyloferrin B ABC transporter permease subunit SirB, translating into MLLKPKYQIVIAGLCLAIVAILSLMIGNTLVSPGTVIQALFNFDSENDLHDVVTGARASRTIIALLTGAALAVSGLLMQALTRNPIASPGLFGVNAGAVFFVIFSITFIQIQSFKMIVVIAFLGAIVVTVLVVALGMFRQTLFSPHRVILAGAAIAMLFTAFTQGILIMNETDLQGLLFWLSGSVSLRNIWDIPWIIPLVLILILIAFSMAAHINILMTSDDIATGLGQNIKLIKWMIIMLISMLAGISVAVAGSIVFVGLIVPNISKRLLPPNYKYLIPFTALAGAILMIISDIVARIIIKPLELPIGVVTAVIGAIVLIYIMKKGRQRL; encoded by the coding sequence ATGCTACTTAAACCAAAATACCAAATCGTTATTGCTGGTTTATGTCTTGCAATAGTAGCTATCTTAAGTTTAATGATTGGAAATACGCTTGTGTCACCAGGTACGGTGATACAGGCGTTATTCAACTTTGATAGTGAAAACGATTTACATGATGTTGTCACTGGTGCACGGGCGTCGAGAACAATCATTGCGTTATTGACTGGTGCTGCCCTTGCTGTCTCAGGTTTGTTGATGCAAGCACTTACACGAAACCCAATAGCCTCACCAGGGCTTTTCGGTGTCAATGCAGGCGCAGTATTTTTTGTCATTTTTAGTATTACATTTATCCAAATTCAATCTTTTAAAATGATTGTAGTTATTGCATTTTTGGGGGCTATTGTTGTTACTGTATTAGTTGTTGCACTAGGTATGTTTAGACAAACACTATTCTCACCTCACCGTGTCATTTTGGCAGGTGCTGCGATTGCGATGCTATTTACAGCCTTTACTCAAGGCATACTTATTATGAACGAAACAGACTTACAAGGCCTATTATTTTGGTTAAGTGGCTCCGTTTCATTACGTAATATTTGGGATATCCCATGGATTATTCCGCTTGTATTGATACTTATTTTAATTGCATTTAGCATGGCTGCACACATCAACATCTTGATGACAAGTGACGACATTGCAACCGGCCTCGGTCAAAACATAAAATTAATCAAATGGATGATTATTATGCTCATCAGTATGTTAGCCGGTATTTCGGTAGCCGTAGCTGGATCAATCGTCTTTGTGGGTCTTATCGTACCGAATATTAGCAAACGATTATTACCACCAAACTATAAGTATTTAATTCCTTTTACTGCATTAGCTGGAGCAATCCTAATGATCATTTCAGACATTGTTGCTCGTATAATAATTAAGCCACTAGAGTTGCCTATCGGTGTCGTTACCGCTGTCATTGGCGCTATTGTCTTAATCTATATTATGAAGAAAGGACGTCAACGCTTATGA
- a CDS encoding L-lactate permease: MTLLTVNPFDNVGLSALVAAVPIILFLLCLTVFKMKGIYAALTTLVVTLIVALFVFELPARVSAGAITEGVVAGIFPIGYIVLMAVWLYKVSIKTGQFSIIQDSIASISVDQRIQLLLIGFCFNAFLEGAAGFGVPIAICAVLLIQLGFEPLKAAMLCLIANGAAGAFGAIGLPVSIIDTFNLSGGVTTLDVARYSALTLPILNFIIPFVLVFIVDGMKGIKEILPVILTVSGTYTGLQLLLTIFHGPELADIIPSLATMVVLAFVCRKFKPKNIFRLEASEHKIQKRTPKEIVFAWSPFVILTAFVLVWSAPFFKKLFQPGGALESLVIKLPIPNTVSDLSPKGIALRLDLIGATGTAILLTVIITILITKLKWKSAGALLVEAIKELWLPILTISAILAIAKVMTYGGLTVAIGQGIAKAGAIFPLFSPVLGWIGVFMTGSVVNNNTLFAPIQATVAQQISTSGSLLVAANTAGGVAAKLISPQSIAIATAAVKKVGEESALLKMTLKYSIIFVAFICVWTFILTLIF; this comes from the coding sequence ATGACACTACTTACTGTAAATCCATTCGATAATGTCGGATTATCAGCCTTAGTTGCAGCAGTACCTATTATTTTATTTTTATTATGCTTAACCGTTTTTAAAATGAAAGGCATTTATGCAGCATTGACAACTTTGGTTGTTACATTGATTGTGGCTTTATTTGTATTTGAATTACCAGCGCGTGTATCAGCAGGTGCGATTACAGAAGGCGTTGTTGCCGGTATTTTCCCAATAGGATATATCGTTTTAATGGCAGTTTGGTTATATAAAGTTTCTATTAAAACAGGACAATTTTCTATTATTCAAGATAGTATTGCAAGTATTTCAGTGGACCAAAGAATCCAACTATTATTAATTGGATTTTGTTTCAACGCATTTTTAGAAGGTGCAGCAGGATTTGGTGTGCCAATTGCGATTTGTGCAGTATTATTAATTCAACTTGGATTTGAACCATTAAAAGCAGCGATGTTATGTTTAATTGCTAATGGTGCGGCGGGTGCCTTTGGTGCAATTGGTTTACCAGTTAGTATTATTGATACGTTTAACTTAAGTGGAGGCGTTACAACATTAGATGTTGCGAGATACTCAGCATTAACACTTCCAATTTTAAACTTTATTATTCCATTTGTTTTAGTATTCATTGTAGATGGTATGAAAGGTATTAAAGAAATTTTACCTGTCATTTTAACAGTGAGTGGTACATATACTGGATTACAATTATTATTAACAATATTCCATGGTCCAGAACTAGCAGACATTATTCCATCACTAGCAACAATGGTGGTGTTAGCATTTGTTTGTCGTAAATTTAAACCGAAAAACATTTTCAGATTGGAAGCGTCTGAACATAAAATTCAAAAACGAACGCCTAAAGAAATTGTCTTTGCTTGGAGTCCGTTCGTAATTTTAACTGCCTTTGTATTAGTATGGAGTGCACCATTCTTCAAAAAATTATTCCAACCTGGAGGTGCACTTGAAAGTTTAGTAATAAAATTGCCAATTCCAAATACTGTGAGTGATTTATCGCCTAAAGGAATTGCGTTGCGTCTCGATTTAATTGGTGCAACTGGGACAGCGATTTTATTAACAGTAATTATTACAATTTTAATTACGAAGTTAAAATGGAAAAGTGCAGGTGCTTTATTGGTCGAAGCAATTAAAGAATTATGGTTACCGATCCTTACAATTTCAGCTATCCTAGCTATTGCTAAAGTTATGACATACGGTGGTTTGACTGTAGCAATTGGACAAGGTATTGCTAAAGCGGGAGCAATTTTCCCATTATTCTCTCCAGTATTAGGTTGGATTGGTGTGTTTATGACTGGTTCAGTTGTAAATAACAATACTTTATTCGCACCTATTCAAGCGACAGTGGCACAACAAATTTCAACAAGCGGTTCATTACTTGTGGCAGCTAACACTGCAGGTGGTGTAGCAGCGAAACTTATTTCACCACAATCAATTGCCATTGCGACTGCAGCTGTTAAAAAAGTTGGTGAAGAATCTGCATTATTAAAAATGACGTTAAAATACAGTATTATATTTGTTGCTTTTATTTGTGTTTGGACGTTTATACTAACGTTAATATTCTAA
- the sbnB gene encoding N-[(2S)-2-amino-2-carboxyethyl]-L-glutamate dehydrogenase SbnB — translation MNREMLYLNRSDIEQAGGNHSQVYVDALTEALTAHAHNDFVQPLKPYLRQDPENGHIADRIIAMPSHIGGEHAISGIKWIGSKHDNPSKRNMERASGVIILNDPETNYPIAVMEASLISSMRTAAVSVIAAKHLAKKGFKDLTIIGCGLIGDKQLQSMLEQFDHIERVFVYDQFSEACARFVDRWQQQRPEINFIATENAKEAVSNGEVVITCTVTDQPYIEYDWLQKGAFISNISIMDVHKEVFIKADKVVVDDWSQCNREKKTINQLVLEGKFSKEALHAELGQLVTGDIPGREDDDEIILLNPMGMAIEDISSAYFIYQQAQQQNIGTTLNLY, via the coding sequence ATGAATAGAGAGATGTTGTATTTAAATAGATCAGATATTGAACAAGCGGGAGGTAATCATTCACAAGTTTATGTGGACGCATTAACAGAAGCATTAACAGCCCATGCGCACAATGATTTTGTACAACCGCTTAAGCCGTATTTAAGACAGGATCCTGAAAATGGACACATCGCAGATCGAATTATTGCAATGCCAAGTCATATCGGTGGTGAACACGCAATTTCAGGTATTAAGTGGATAGGTAGTAAGCACGACAATCCATCGAAACGTAATATGGAGCGTGCAAGTGGCGTCATTATTTTGAATGATCCAGAAACGAATTATCCAATTGCAGTTATGGAAGCAAGTTTAATTAGTAGTATGCGTACTGCAGCAGTTTCAGTGATTGCAGCAAAGCATTTGGCTAAAAAAGGATTTAAAGACTTAACAATCATTGGATGCGGGCTAATCGGAGACAAGCAATTACAAAGTATGTTAGAGCAATTCGATCATATTGAACGCGTGTTTGTTTACGATCAATTCTCTGAAGCATGTGCACGCTTTGTTGATAGATGGCAACAACAGCGTCCGGAAATTAATTTTATTGCGACAGAAAATGCTAAAGAAGCAGTATCAAATGGTGAAGTAGTCATTACATGTACCGTAACGGATCAACCATACATTGAATATGATTGGTTACAAAAGGGTGCATTTATTAGCAACATTTCTATCATGGATGTGCATAAAGAAGTCTTTATTAAAGCTGACAAAGTCGTAGTAGATGACTGGTCACAATGTAATCGAGAAAAGAAAACTATTAACCAATTGGTGTTAGAAGGTAAATTCAGCAAAGAAGCTCTTCATGCTGAACTAGGACAACTTGTGACAGGTGACATACCAGGACGTGAAGACGATGATGAGATCATATTACTTAATCCGATGGGTATGGCTATCGAAGATATTTCAAGTGCTTATTTTATTTATCAACAGGCACAACAACAAAATATTGGGACAACATTGAACCTATATTAA